Proteins encoded in a region of the Tumebacillus sp. BK434 genome:
- a CDS encoding enoyl-CoA hydratase-related protein, translated as MDFQNLLFEVKEGVGIITLNRPKALNALNSELLNEMGALLDDIAANDEIKVVVITGGGEKAFAAGADIAEMQSLTAIEGRAFSANGMKHISKLERIPQPTIAAVNGFALGGGCEVVMACDIRIASTKAKFGQPEVNLGVTPGFGGTQRLPRLVGPAIAKELLFTGDVIGAERAYQIGLVNHVVEPEELMNKALEMAQKIASKGQLAVRMSKQGVNEGMNMDLTRGLQYETELFGLSFSTEDQKEGMAAFLAKRPAEFIGR; from the coding sequence ATGGACTTTCAAAACCTGTTGTTTGAAGTAAAGGAAGGCGTCGGCATCATCACGCTGAACCGCCCGAAAGCATTGAACGCGCTGAACTCGGAACTGTTAAACGAGATGGGCGCGCTGCTCGATGACATCGCAGCAAATGACGAGATCAAAGTTGTCGTCATCACCGGCGGCGGCGAAAAGGCGTTTGCAGCGGGTGCTGACATCGCGGAAATGCAGTCTCTGACCGCGATCGAAGGCCGCGCGTTTTCGGCGAACGGCATGAAGCACATCTCCAAGCTGGAGAGAATTCCGCAACCGACGATCGCAGCGGTGAACGGCTTTGCGCTCGGCGGCGGCTGTGAAGTGGTCATGGCCTGCGACATCCGCATCGCTTCGACCAAGGCGAAATTCGGCCAGCCGGAAGTCAACCTCGGCGTCACGCCGGGCTTTGGCGGCACGCAGCGTCTGCCCCGTCTGGTCGGACCTGCGATCGCCAAGGAGCTCCTGTTCACCGGCGATGTGATCGGGGCGGAACGCGCCTACCAGATCGGGCTCGTCAACCACGTGGTCGAGCCGGAAGAACTGATGAACAAAGCGCTGGAGATGGCGCAGAAGATCGCGTCGAAAGGCCAGTTGGCGGTGCGCATGTCCAAGCAAGGCGTCAACGAAGGCATGAACATGGACCTCACGCGCGGTCTGCAATACGAGACGGAGCTGTTCGGCCTCTCCTTCTCGACGGAAGATCAAAAAGAAGGCATGGCCGCTTTCCTGGC
- a CDS encoding acetyl-CoA C-acetyltransferase, whose product MAKTVIVSTARTPVGKFGGALAPLVATDLGGLVIKEALARAGVQGEQVEEVIMGMVLQGGTGQVPSRQAAIKAGLSWEVPTQTINKVCASGMRAVTLGDQIIRAGDAEVIVAGGMESMSNAPYILPGARNGLRMGDGKVVDLMQYDGLRCAFHDVPMAVHGSDVAAEYEISREAQDAWALRSQQRAAAAVESGKYDAEIVPVEVPGKKGAVTVVDKDEAIRPSTTLEGLAALKPVFKKDGSITAGNAPGINDGAAAMVLMSEEKAAAQGIAPLATILGHAQVGQDAPYIATTPGLAIQKLLDKTGYKVEDIDLFEVNEAFSAVILTSGQIVGWDEEKVNVNGGAVALGHPIGASGARIIGALIHELRRRGGGLGVAAICSGAAQGDAILLRVHGE is encoded by the coding sequence ATGGCAAAAACGGTGATTGTCAGCACGGCCCGCACCCCGGTCGGCAAGTTCGGCGGCGCGCTCGCACCGCTCGTGGCCACCGATCTCGGCGGTCTGGTCATCAAGGAAGCGCTTGCCCGCGCCGGTGTGCAGGGCGAGCAGGTCGAGGAAGTGATCATGGGCATGGTGCTGCAAGGCGGCACCGGGCAGGTTCCGTCCCGCCAGGCGGCGATCAAAGCCGGCCTGTCCTGGGAAGTCCCGACCCAGACGATCAACAAAGTCTGCGCTTCCGGCATGCGCGCCGTGACGCTCGGCGACCAGATCATCCGCGCCGGTGACGCTGAAGTGATCGTCGCCGGCGGCATGGAGTCGATGTCGAACGCGCCGTACATTCTGCCGGGCGCCCGGAACGGACTGCGCATGGGCGACGGCAAAGTTGTCGACCTGATGCAGTATGACGGCTTGCGCTGCGCGTTCCACGACGTGCCGATGGCGGTGCACGGCTCCGATGTGGCAGCCGAGTACGAGATCTCCCGGGAAGCGCAAGACGCTTGGGCGCTGCGCTCCCAGCAACGCGCGGCAGCAGCTGTCGAAAGCGGCAAGTATGACGCGGAGATCGTGCCGGTCGAAGTGCCGGGCAAGAAAGGCGCGGTCACCGTCGTCGACAAGGACGAAGCGATCCGCCCGTCCACGACGCTGGAAGGCCTGGCTGCGCTGAAGCCGGTCTTCAAAAAAGACGGTTCGATCACCGCAGGCAACGCGCCGGGCATCAATGACGGCGCGGCGGCGATGGTGCTGATGTCGGAGGAGAAGGCGGCAGCGCAAGGCATCGCACCGCTGGCGACGATCCTCGGCCACGCCCAAGTCGGCCAAGACGCACCGTATATCGCCACAACTCCGGGCTTGGCGATTCAAAAGCTCCTTGATAAGACAGGATATAAAGTGGAAGACATCGACCTCTTCGAAGTGAACGAAGCGTTTTCTGCCGTCATCCTCACCTCCGGCCAGATCGTCGGCTGGGACGAAGAGAAAGTCAATGTCAACGGCGGCGCAGTGGCGCTCGGTCATCCGATCGGGGCTTCCGGCGCCCGCATCATCGGTGCGCTGATCCACGAACTCCGCCGTCGCGGCGGCGGTTTGGGTGTGGCGGCGATCTGCTCGGGCGCCGCCCAAGGCGACGCGATCTTGCTGCGCGTGCACGGCGAGTAG
- a CDS encoding 3-hydroxybutyryl-CoA dehydrogenase, whose translation MEIRKVLVIGAGQMGAGIAQVAAQAGLEVVLNDLKPEFLERGMGTITKNLSRDVEKGRKTEEEKAAILARLHPTTNMGDAHDAQLAIEAATENMEIKKNIFRQMDEVLQEGAILATNTSSLPITEIAAVTSRPELVIGMHFMNPVPVMKLVEIIRGLATTDEVYKTIEVLSKQMGKVPVEVNDFPGFVSNRVLMPMINEAIYCVFEGVATPEAVDEVMKLGMNHPMGPLTLADFIGLDTCLAIMEVLYEGFGDSKYRPCPLLRKYVKAGWLGKKTGRGFYTYS comes from the coding sequence ATGGAAATCCGCAAAGTTCTCGTCATCGGCGCCGGCCAAATGGGCGCCGGGATCGCACAAGTTGCCGCACAAGCCGGGCTGGAAGTCGTCCTGAACGACCTGAAGCCGGAGTTTTTGGAGCGCGGCATGGGCACGATCACGAAAAACCTCTCCCGCGACGTAGAAAAGGGCCGCAAGACTGAAGAGGAAAAAGCGGCGATCCTCGCCCGCCTCCACCCGACGACCAACATGGGCGACGCGCACGACGCACAGCTGGCGATCGAAGCGGCGACCGAAAACATGGAGATCAAGAAAAACATCTTCCGCCAAATGGACGAAGTGCTGCAGGAAGGCGCGATCCTTGCGACCAACACTTCTTCGCTCCCGATCACCGAGATCGCAGCGGTAACTTCCCGTCCGGAGCTGGTCATCGGCATGCACTTCATGAATCCGGTGCCGGTGATGAAGCTCGTCGAGATCATCCGGGGCTTAGCGACGACCGATGAAGTGTACAAAACGATCGAAGTGCTGTCCAAGCAGATGGGCAAAGTGCCGGTCGAAGTCAACGACTTCCCGGGCTTCGTCTCCAACCGCGTGCTGATGCCGATGATCAACGAAGCGATCTACTGCGTCTTCGAAGGCGTGGCGACGCCGGAAGCGGTCGACGAAGTGATGAAGCTGGGCATGAACCATCCGATGGGCCCGCTGACTTTGGCCGACTTTATCGGCCTCGATACCTGCCTCGCGATCATGGAAGTGCTGTACGAAGGATTTGGCGATTCCAAATACCGTCCGTGCCCGCTCTTGCGCAAATACGTCAAAGCCGGCTGGCTCGGCAAGAAGACCGGCCGCGGCTTCTACACCTATTCCTAA